TCTGGGGGGCATCCCCAGACCCCTGCCAAAGGGGCTTCGCCCCTTCTGAGGGGCCGAAGCCCCCTTCTGGCAGGGGTCTGGGGGTGTCCCCCAGATATAATCTTTCCCCCCTTCCTGGACAGGAAGGGGGTCAGGGGGATGGTCGAAAGGGTTTTTCATAGGCTTGCTAGAATGACAGGGACTGTAAAGGCATTTGTAAGACACTACACTAGCGCATCTTCCAGACCGGCTTTCTCTTTTCTACGAATGCTCTGGCTCCCTCTACGGCGTCCTCCGACCCCCACACCGAACTGATTAGTCCCTGGCCAAGACGGCGGGCGTAGTCCATCGGCACCTCCAGACCGAGTGTCGTTAGCTGTCTGGTGGTACGCACTGCCAGCGGCGAGTTCTGGCAGATGGTGTCTGCCATCTGTGTGGCCGTGGTTATAAGCTCGGGCAGGGGGACAACCCTGGTTACCAGACCGATACGGAGGGCTTCCTGGGCATCGATTGGTTCCCCGCCGAGCAGCATCCACATGGCGTTGGACAGACCGATGAGGCGGGGCAGGGTGAACATGGCGGTAGGAGGGCACAGGCCTACCTTGACCTCGGCAAGACAAAATGTGGCGTTTGTAGAGCAGATACGGATATCGCAGGCGAGGACACGTTCCATTCCTCCACCGTAAGCCAGACCGTTTACGGCCGCGATGGTGGGTTTGTTGTGTTCGATGGCGGGCCTGCGGGCAAATGGCAGACTGCTTCCACCACGTGAGCTCTGTTCGGCAACCTCTTTCAGGTCCCTTCCTGCGGAGAAAGCCCTTTCACCGGCACCGGTGTAGATGGCCACCCAGGCGTCTTCGTCTTCGGCAAATCCCGTATCCGCATCTCGTAGCTGCAGACCCAGTTCCGTGCCCAGGGCGTTCAGGCGCTCCGGTCTGTTCAG
The sequence above is a segment of the Dehalococcoidales bacterium genome. Coding sequences within it:
- a CDS encoding enoyl-CoA hydratase-related protein codes for the protein MPEYVLYEKKGHIAYITLNRPERLNALGTELGLQLRDADTGFAEDEDAWVAIYTGAGERAFSAGRDLKEVAEQSSRGGSSLPFARRPAIEHNKPTIAAVNGLAYGGGMERVLACDIRICSTNATFCLAEVKVGLCPPTAMFTLPRLIGLSNAMWMLLGGEPIDAQEALRIGLVTRVVPLPELITTATQMADTICQNSPLAVRTTRQLTTLGLEVPMDYARRLGQGLISSVWGSEDAVEGARAFVEKRKPVWKMR